One Exiguobacterium sp. BMC-KP genomic window, GACGCAATCGCAAGACCTTCCGCGCGGTTCGTTACACTCTCGAAATCATCAAGCAAATCACTTAAAAAATAACGCGTACGCTCTTGTTCCGAATTCGTCCAAGCGATCGGTCCGTCTGCTAATTGTTGAATGGCTTCCTTACGGATGGATGCAAGGTGTGGATGATCCTTGATCGTCCAGCTGTCAGCAATCATTCGTTGCAGGGACGGGCGATCACGTTCCCGGTCACTCTCGAAAAAAGGCTGTATTGTCTCAAACGAATGAACGAACGCTTCGACCGGGACACCGTCATGGAGGAACGATTCCCGAAACGCTTGTCGTCGACTTGTTTCAAAGATGATCAAATCGACGTCTGACTGTGCAGTCGCCTGCCCTCGCGTATGACTGCCGGCAAGTAAGACGGCACAGTAATCCGGATACCGCGACGCAACGAGCGGCATGATCCAGTCACACCACTCATCACGTGTCCACTCAATCTTCAATTTGTTCACCGATGCCGGAGAAGACGGCGAGTTCGTCACCCGGCACGGCAACAATCGTTGCATCGGCTCGGTGCGGGGCGAGACCGATATCGATCGCCCAAGACTCGTAATATGTATCCGACCCATTTAAGACGAGCGTTTGTCCATTGCTGAACGTCAAGAATAGATGCGGCGCGGTCTTGCCGATCCGGACACCTGTTATCCGTTCAGCGTGAAGCGAGACGATTAAGTGCAACATCTCTTCCTTCGTTGCATGGCGAACGACCCAATCTTGCGTCGTCTCGACATCTCCATAAAAGAGACGATCCGTCTCGATCCGGAGTCGAAGTTCAGGAGCTGTCGAATCAAATAGATTGATGAATTCGAGTGTGACGTATCCTGCGACATGGACCGTTGATAATTGTGTACCGATGAAATACGTCGTCAAGAGTTGACGGGCGAGTTGATGATCTTCTTTGTTCACGATGAGCACCTCATTTAGAAAAGAATGAATGATGAAACGATAAGTCCGATAAGCTTCTTCCACTCAATTTACCACAAATTAGTCGATACGAACATGAGAAGAAAGACGTGTTTTCGGTTTTCTGCGGCACGAAGGCAAGAATACGGTATACTGATGAGGAACTGACGTCGATCTTGATCGACAGAGAGGAGCTCAACCCATGCAATATTTCTACATGAGACCCTACCCGGATGATCCAGATTGTTCTGCCCAACAAGCAGAAGCGGACCGAATCGATGTGACGACACGTGTCGTTGAGACTCATGATTCGGCAAAACGACGAACGGAACTCGAACAGATGCTTGAGACGCTTCAGACGGGAGACGAAATCGTCGTCACGCACCTCTATGTTCTGGCAGACTCGACCCGCCATTTGATCGAGATGCTTGAGCACATGGAGTCACGTGGCGCAACCGTCTGGTCGCTTCGCGAAAACATTCGTACAATCGAGCGTGCATCCTTATCGTTTCTTGAAACGGCACGACATCTCGTTCAATTACAAAGCGACGTCATCAGTATGTCGACGCGTGCCGGAATAACGAAGGCAAAAGAACAAGGAAAACAGACAGGTCGTCCCCGTAAAGCAGATGAGAACGTCCGTCGCGCGATTGCGATGTATCAAAGTAAAAACTATTCGCTCGCAGATATCCGTGAGCAGACAGGTATTAGTAAAAGTACACTGTATCGTTATCTCGAAAGCGAGACGATCGATACAACAGAAAAAGGCTGATTTCCACTACGGAATCAGCCTTTTTGTTAGCTATTTTGCTTTAATGTGTTGCCGAGCCATTTTTGGAGGGCCTTTCCACCTTCATAAAACGAACTGTCGCGTAATTCATACGTATGACCGCCTTTTTCAATCAAGTCGAGGAACGTATCGCCGACGTCTCGGTTTTCCCATTTTCGTTGGTCCGTCAAGTACTTGAAGCCGAAGTTACATTCAACATTGAAAATGATATGGAACGGTTCCTTAAACGATTGAACGGCACGAATCATCTCAACTATAATCATTCGTTTCGGTGATGACGCTTCGAATGTATCGAACAATGTCGTCCGTCGTCCGTGAAACTCGATGACGCGGATCGCCCGACCGGTGTCGGCTTTAAAGTCATAACTCGTCCGAATCGAGACGATGATTTCACGTTGGTCTGGTTGTACTGGCATGGTGTATCGCATCCTTTCTCTCGGTCGATTATAGCATGGACCTGCTTGATTTTAATAGACGTCCTCGATTCGGTCTCAAGAAGGATTGTCGTACCCTAAAATTTGTCTTATACTAAAATTACCAAATACATAAAGGAGCGTTTTCGTGAAACATCTATTTTCGATACTCCTCTCGGCGAGTTTGTTGTTTACGGGATGCTACTGTTCCCTTGACGAACGCACGGACGAGCCGCATTTCAAATCACGTGCCCGCTCGATCTCCTCGTATCATACTTTCGATATCGAATATGCGAAAGGACTACGCAAGGAGCAGGTCTCAAACCGTACGGTCACCGTGACGGATTCAAATGGAGAGCGGATGCAAACGGAGATTGAAGTCTTAGACGGCAAAGAAATCCGAATCAAACCACCGCGCACAGGATACAAAAAAGGACGTCGTTACATCATCCACATTCGGGATTCGATCGACGCCCGAAAACAAGTACATACGAATACGATTCGGGAACGAACCTTCACTGTCGACCGCTGACAGCCAAGGTTCGTTTTTATTTGGAACGAGCCGGAAATACGGTATAACTCATCGAGATAACACCATCGATTACAAGAACGAGTCCCCACAGTTGTAACGTCCGCAAGAGGCTTTCCGTTTGATCCGTATTTCCGAGCCAGAGAATCATGGCTCCGAGTAAGGCACCGCCAATCAAAAATGCCAAGATATGCCGATAGAATCCGTTGCGTTCCCGTCGCGCACGCGATATGCGCTCCTTTGCTACTTGTTCCTTCAGGATTACACGACGGTACATCCCGTCTGCCCAGGCAATCATCTGCTTTCCGAATGCGAGTGATACGCCGATGTAAATCGCAGCAAGTCCGTGTGCAAGCGTTGCTGTGCTGCCGCGACTTAAGTCAAACACCGTTAAGACGAGTAAGACGATATCAATGACGGGTGATATCGCCATTAACCGAAATCCAAGTTTTTCTCGCCTGAATCCATAACGAACGATTAATCCTGCGACGATGAATACCCAAAATAGAATTTCACAACAAACGATTGCCCAAGCGACAAGTTGCATCGTGATCCTCTCCTTTTTTAATACGACTGTATTATAAAGATATCATCACTTCCATCACTTGACCAGTCTTTTTAATACATTCGTACTAAAAAGCTGATATACTGAATGTATGCCAAAACAAGTCAATCACGAAGAACGAAAACGCCTCATCGCAGAAGCGACGTGGCGCACGATTTCTCATGTCGGTATTGAACAAGCTAGCGTCCGGACGATTGCCAAGGAAGCTGGACTGTCCCTTGGTGCCTTACGGTATTACTTCACGACCCAGGAAGAATTGCTCCGTTTTTCGATGCAACTCGTTCAAGAACGGGTCCAAGAACGCATTACAATCATTTTCGAGAGAGGAGGAACACCAGAAGAGACGTTATGCAACGTCTTACTCGAAGTCTTACCCTATGCACCCGAGCATCAGCTTGAGATGCAGGTCTGGTTCCAATTCATGATGTCTGCGTATGCGTCTCAATCAACAGAAAATCCGGACGACATTTACCACATGTGTCAAGTATTACTGACACGGATTCCGGACGGTACGCTCCGAGCAGGTATCGACATCGAGCTTGAGAGCGAACGTCTCGCAGCACTCG contains:
- a CDS encoding nucleotidyltransferase domain-containing protein yields the protein MQRLLPCRVTNSPSSPASVNKLKIEWTRDEWCDWIMPLVASRYPDYCAVLLAGSHTRGQATAQSDVDLIIFETSRRQAFRESFLHDGVPVEAFVHSFETIQPFFESDRERDRPSLQRMIADSWTIKDHPHLASIRKEAIQQLADGPIAWTNSEQERTRYFLSDLLDDFESVTNRAEGLAIASRLYEQSIEFILRANRCYIGQGKWAIRALAEFNEDYASRHTAAFELYYQSDDRREVIELLDAYLAPFGGRYFDGFSLGK
- a CDS encoding recombinase family protein; the encoded protein is MRPYPDDPDCSAQQAEADRIDVTTRVVETHDSAKRRTELEQMLETLQTGDEIVVTHLYVLADSTRHLIEMLEHMESRGATVWSLRENIRTIERASLSFLETARHLVQLQSDVISMSTRAGITKAKEQGKQTGRPRKADENVRRAIAMYQSKNYSLADIREQTGISKSTLYRYLESETIDTTEKG
- a CDS encoding TetR/AcrR family transcriptional regulator is translated as MPKQVNHEERKRLIAEATWRTISHVGIEQASVRTIAKEAGLSLGALRYYFTTQEELLRFSMQLVQERVQERITIIFERGGTPEETLCNVLLEVLPYAPEHQLEMQVWFQFMMSAYASQSTENPDDIYHMCQVLLTRIPDGTLRAGIDIELESERLAALVDGLAFHALFRPERLPKERLRHVLVHHLNALFVRPIAIDDK